Proteins from a single region of Companilactobacillus farciminis KCTC 3681 = DSM 20184:
- a CDS encoding C40 family peptidase has translation MKKEIITTFLISASILGTMAIAKPVKADSIKGVVTTKNMARLYNNEGKLIGNRALANNTPWVTDQRIDLNGVGSVYRVATNEFVKASDVELQHGQASAGTVKVGNNGALVYSYSDGRYTAADNKLSVGSMWKYSRVDNADGKTWYQIATDMWINSNDATKYNGLEVENTGTATIAYASDVGLDLWQGFGNDKVATGRKLANGTSWKFFDKVVDFNGDAWYEIGSNQWISGAFTKIHNDKFTQSAAQVWDPNYAAVKADKKTAIYSDGNFNSATNSSIDAGKIEQVVSTVLTGNTIWYEKSDGGWLPSTAVSEISVKRSPVSLNGKTRSEVIEEIVNVAKQQLGKPYVWNGKGPNNFDCSGLMQYVFRQVTGQNIGGWTVPQESAGTKVSVNQLERGDLVFWGNAGATYHVGLYLGNNQYLNALKPGTNVKIDSISNSFKPSFGVRIFY, from the coding sequence TGGCGATTGCTAAGCCAGTCAAAGCTGACAGTATTAAGGGAGTCGTCACAACTAAGAATATGGCGCGTCTGTACAATAATGAAGGGAAATTGATTGGTAACCGAGCTTTAGCTAATAATACGCCTTGGGTCACTGATCAAAGAATCGATTTGAATGGTGTCGGTTCGGTCTATCGTGTCGCAACTAATGAGTTTGTCAAAGCAAGCGATGTGGAATTGCAACACGGGCAAGCTAGCGCTGGAACTGTCAAAGTCGGAAATAACGGAGCTTTAGTCTACAGTTATAGCGATGGCAGGTATACTGCAGCTGACAACAAATTGTCCGTAGGTAGCATGTGGAAGTATAGTCGAGTTGATAATGCTGACGGTAAGACTTGGTATCAAATCGCTACTGACATGTGGATCAACAGCAATGATGCGACAAAGTACAATGGCCTCGAAGTTGAAAATACCGGAACAGCTACAATTGCTTATGCTTCAGATGTTGGACTCGATTTATGGCAGGGTTTTGGAAATGACAAGGTCGCTACAGGTAGAAAATTAGCCAATGGAACTAGTTGGAAGTTCTTTGATAAAGTAGTTGATTTCAATGGGGATGCTTGGTATGAAATCGGTAGTAATCAGTGGATTTCAGGAGCTTTTACCAAGATTCATAATGATAAATTTACTCAATCAGCAGCTCAAGTCTGGGATCCAAATTATGCTGCAGTAAAAGCAGACAAGAAGACGGCTATTTATTCTGATGGCAATTTTAATTCGGCAACGAATAGCAGCATCGATGCTGGTAAAATTGAACAAGTAGTTTCAACTGTTTTGACTGGCAATACAATTTGGTATGAGAAGAGTGACGGCGGCTGGTTGCCATCAACTGCCGTCAGTGAAATATCCGTGAAGAGAAGTCCGGTTAGTCTGAATGGTAAAACTAGAAGTGAAGTAATAGAAGAAATCGTCAATGTTGCTAAACAACAATTGGGTAAACCTTACGTTTGGAATGGTAAAGGTCCAAATAATTTTGACTGTTCGGGACTAATGCAATATGTCTTTCGTCAAGTAACTGGTCAAAATATCGGTGGTTGGACGGTTCCTCAAGAATCTGCTGGAACTAAGGTTTCCGTCAATCAATTGGAACGTGGAGACCTAGTCTTTTGGGGAAATGCCGGAGCAACTTATCACGTCGGTTTGTATCTTGGCAATAACCAATATCTCAATGCTTTAAAACCTGGTACTAATGTGAAGATAGATTCAATTTCAAATAGTTTCAAACCATCATTTGGAGTGAGAATTTTTTATTAA